The following nucleotide sequence is from Peribacillus sp. ACCC06369.
TCATCGCATCCTGGGGCTGTAGTCGGTCCCAAGGGTTGGGCTGTTCGCCCATTAAAGCGGTACGCGAGCTGGGTTCAGAACGTCGTGAGACAGTTCGGTCCCTATCCGTCGCGGGCGCAGGAAATTTGAGAGGAGCTGTCCTTAGTACGAGAGGACCGGGATGGACGCACCGCTGGTGTACCAGTTGTCTTGCCAAAGGCATAGCTGGGTAGCTACGTGCGGACGGGATAAGTGCTGAAAGCATCTAAGCATGAAGCCCCCCTCAAGATGAGATTTCCCATGGCGCAAGCTAGTAAGATCCCTGAAAGATGATCAGGTTGATAGGTCAGAGGTGGAAGCGTGGCGACATGTGGAGCTGACTGATACTAATAGATCGAGGACTTAACCAACGCTTTTTAAAAAATGAAATACCTTCTTATTATCTAGTTTTGAAGGAACAACGTTCCTTTATTGTTTGGTGGCGATAGCGAAGAGGTCACACCCGTTCCCATTCCGAACACGGCAGTTAAGCTCTTCAGCGCCGATGGTAGTTGGGGGTTTCCCCCTGTGAGAGTAGGACGCCGCCAAGCCATATCTAAGATCAGCCATTCTGGCTGGTCTTTTTTGATATTCTAATTAACGAATAGGTTTTTTATCTCCAGGGTCAGCATAGGGCTGGATCTATTTGTTGGTTAAAATACCATTAGAGGGAACGGACGAGCTGGAGAAAAAGGTTGAATTTAGGTGAAGGAGCTTTGAGGAGAAGAAAAAATTGCAGGTTTTGCATTTATCTTTTCAGGGTATTTATGTAAGATATTTCAACTTTAATGTTCAATGGGGTATGTAACTACATATAATTTGGAGAAAATGGATAATACAGAAAGAAAGTGCGTTTAAGTTGCAAAATGCATTTTTCCTTGTATAATAATAGTCAAATATAGTCAAAGTCAGAATGGAGGAGGCTGAGTGAGAAACATATCTGATGTTATCGAAACTTATTTGAAGCAAGTGCTGGAAATAAGTCAAAAAGATATCTTAGAGATTAAAAGAAGTGAAATAGCAGATAAATTTCAGTGTGTTCCTTCTCAAATCAATTACGTAATCAATACCCGGTTTACAATCGAGAGAGGTTATGTTGTAGAGAGTAAGCGTGGAGGCGGCGGTTATATACGCATCATGAAAGTGGAATCACAGGATTCCGTGCAACTTATTAACCAATTATTATCGCTTATTGGCTCTAGGGTAACTCAATCGATGGCTGAAGGAGTAATTTCCCGGCTGATGAATGAGGAAGTCATTAATGAAAGAGAAGCAAAGATTATGATGAGTGTCATAGATAGATCGGTGATTTATATCGACCTACCTGACCGCGATGAGCTTAGGGCAAGAATTTTAACTGCGATGCTTACGACTTTAAAATATAAATGAAACTGGCAGAGGTGATGAACGTTGATTTGCCAAGAATGTCATCAAAGGTCTGCTACCCTACACTTCACCAAAATCATCAATGGAAAAAAGACTGAAGTCATGATTTGTGAGAAATGTGCTCAGGAAAAAGGTGAGATGTTCATGGATGCAGGGGGACCTGGTTTTTCAATAAATAATTTATTAGCAGGATTGTTGAATATGGAGTCGAATATTCAACAGACAAAGGCAAATGCATTTCCCAAATCGGAAGAGAGGCGTTGCCCGAATTGTCATCGTTCCTATAAAGAATTTGTCCATATTGGTAAGTTTGGCTGTGCCGAATGTTATAAAACATTCAATGAACAGTTAAACCCTATTTTAAAAAGGGTTCATAGCGGCAATACAGCACATATAGGGAAAATTCCAAAAAGGATTGGTGGCACCATATATCTTCGAAAGCAAATTTTGGATTTGAAAGAAGTTTTAAAGACCCACATTATTCAAGAGGAGTTTGAGAAAGCGGCAGAGGTAAGAGATAAGGTTCGTTCCCTTGAAAAAAGGTATGATGCACAAGAGGGAGGCGAGGAATTATGAGCTTGGAAAAGTTTGTAGAAAACGCCTTGAGTTCCTGGATGAGTGCCGAAGGGCCGGAGATCGATATTGTATTGAGTTCCAGGATTCGATTGGCCAGGAATTTCAAAGACTTTACCTTCCCAACCTCCTTTTCTAACGAAGAAGCTAAAAAAATAATTGAATTGGTCAAAAAAAGAATTGAAGAGGAAGTTACTCCAGAGATTGGGAAACTGGAACTTCTAGAGATTGACCAATTACAGCCACTGGAAAAGCGCGTTCTCGTTGAAAAACATTTAATCAGCCCTCATTTAGTTGAGGAATCAGCGAAAAGCGCATGTCTCCTTTCGGAAAATGAAGAAATCAGTATCATGATAAACGAAGAGGACCATCTTCGTATTCAGTGTTTAATGTCGGGGTTGCAGCTAAAGGAAACCTTAAAGATTGCAAATGTTCTTGACGATTGGATTGAAGAATCCATAGACTATGCATATGATGAAGAAAGAGGATACCTAACTAGTTGTCCAACTAATGTGGGAACAGGATTAAGGGCTTCAGTCATGATGCATCTGCCAGGCCTGGTCCTTACTCAGCAAATGAATAATATCATACCGGCTATCAACCAATTGGGGTTGGTGGTACGAGGGATTTATGGAGAGGGCAGTCAAGCGTTAGGGAATATCTTTCAAATCTCTAATCAAATCACTCTCGGAAAGTCGGAGAGGGATATCGTTGAAGATCTAACAAGTGTAGTGCAACAAATCATAGCCCAGGAACGGTCAGCGCGGGATGCATTAGCGAGGACTTCCCACATACAATTAGAAGATAGAGTTTTCCGTTCATATGGGATATTGTCCAATGCTCGAATCATCGAGACCAAGGAAGCTGCTACCTGTATCTCAGATGTTAGGCTAGGTATAGATCTTGGGTATATAAAAAATATTTCTAAAAGCATTCTAAATGAGTTGATGATTTTGACACAGTCGGGATTTTTACAAAAGTATGCAGGTGGCCCTTTAAAATCCCATGAAAGGGATATCCGTAGAGCAGCACTCATCCGAGAACGCTTGAATTTCACGGAATCTTCCTCCTCATAGAGGTCATTATCCTCTTTGGTGAGTACCAATATTCATGAATAGATATGGAGCAAGAACCTGCCATTACTTAGAGAATTGTCTACAACTTTATTCAAAACGAAAATTCTTAAGGAGGAATTCCCTATGATGTTTGGTCGTTTTACTGAAAGAGCCCAGAAAGTATTAGCATTAGCCCAAGAAGAGGCAATCCGTTTAGGTCATAACAATATTGGCACGGAACATATTTTACTGGGCCTGGTCCGAGAAGGTGATGGCATTGCAGCCAAAGCGTTATATGCTCTTGGATTGGGACCGGATAAGATTCAGAAAGAAGTGGAAAATTTAATTGGCCGTGGACAGGATACGGCTCAAACGATACATTATACCCCAAGAGCTAAGAAAGTCATTGAGCTTTCCATGGATGAGGCGAGAAAATTAGGTCATTCATATGTTGGAACAGAGCATGTACTTCTTGGTCTGATACGAGAAGGGGAAGGTGTAGCCGCCCGCGTGTTGAATAATCTGGGAGTAAGTTTAAATAAAGCCCGACAACAGGTATTACAACTTTTGGGCAGCAATGAATCAGGTGGTCATCAAGGTTCAGCTGCTTCAAATGCTAGCACACCGACACTGGATGGCCTTGCCCGTGATTTAACAGCGATTGCCCGGGAAGGAAGCTTGGATCCCGTTATCGGAAGAAGTAAGGAAATACAACGTGTCATTGAGGTATTAAGCCGTCGTACAAAAAATAACCCAGTATTAATCGGTGAACCTGGGGTAGGTAAAACAGCCATTGCTGAAGGGCTTGCCCAACAGATCATCAATAATGAGGTACCTGAAATTTTACGAGATAAACGCGTAATGACCCTAGATATGGGTACTGTTGTGGCAGGTACTAAATATCGGGGTGAATTCGAGGACCGATTGAAGAAAGTGATGGATGAAATTCGTCAGGCGGGTAATATCATCTTATTCATCGATGAATTGCACACATTGATTGGTGCAGGCGGTGCAGAAGGTGCAATCGATGCCTCCAATATCCTTAAACCATCATTGGCCCGTGGTGAATTACAATGTATCGGTGCTACCACTTTGGATGAGTACCGTAAGTATATTGAAAAAGATGCTGCGCTTGAACGTCGTTTCCAGCCAATCCAAGTAGATGAACCGACCATGAAAGAATCCATTCAAATTCTCAAGGGTTTGCGTGACCGTTATGAAGCCCATCACCGTGTCTCGATTACTGACGAAGCGATTGATGCCGCAGTCAAATTATCCGACCGTTATATTTCCGATCGCTTTTTACCGGACAAAGCGATTGACTTGATTGATGAAGCTGGATCCAAGGTTAGGTTACGTTCATACACAACGCCACCAAACTTAAAGGAACTTGAAGTGAAGCTAGATGATGTTCGTAAGGAAAAGGATGCTTCCGTTCAGAGCCAGGAATTTGAAAAAGCTGCTTCGCTTCGCGATACAGAACAACGCTTAAGAGAACAATTGGAAGAAACGAAAAAGACTTGGAAAGAAAAACAAGGGCAAGAGAACAGTGAAGTGACTGTGGATGATATTGCGCACGTCGTATCCAGCTGGACGGGAGTTCCAGTCACTAAACTGGCGCAAACAGAGTCAGATAAACTGCTTAATATGGAATCAATCCTCCACGATCGCGTAATTGGGCAGGAAGAGGCCGTCATTGCGGTTTCTAAAGCAGTACGACGCGCAAGAGCAGGTTTAAAAGATCCTAAACGTCCAATTGGTTCATTCATCTTCTTGGGACCTACAGGGGTCGGTAAAACCGAGCTTGCCCGTGCTTTAGCTGAATCCATTTTTGGTGATGAAGATGCTATGATCCGTATAGATATGTCCGAATATATGGAGAAACATTCGACTTCACGTCTTGTTGGATCCCCTCCAGGATATGTTGGATACGAAGAAGGCGGACAGTTAACGGAAAAAGTGCGGAGGAAACCATATTCAGTCGTTCTGCTTGATGAAATAGAAAAGGCACATCCAGATGTCTTCAATATTCTTCTTCAAGTTTTGGAAGATGGAAGACTGACAGATTCCAAGGGGCGTACTGTCGATTTCAGGAATACCATTCTGATTATGACATCGAATGTAGGGGCATCTGCCTTGAAAATTGATAAGTATGTCGGCTTTAACATCCAGGATACCGGCCAGGATTACAAAAATATGAAAGGGAAAGTGATGGAAGAACTCAAACGAGCATTCCGTCCGGAATTCCTGAATCGTATTGATGAAACTATCGTGTTCCACTCATTAGAGAAGGATCATTTAAAACAAATCGTCACATTAATGTCAAATCAGCTTACTACCCGTTTGAAAGAACAGGAAATATACTTGGAACTGACAGATGCTGCTAGAGAAAAAATTGCTACGGAAGGTTTCGATCCTGAATATGGGGCACGACCAATCCGCAGGGCGCTTCAGAAGCATGTAGAAGATTATCTTTCCGAGGAGTTGCTTAAGGGTAACGTGAAAAAAGGGCAAACGGTCGTGATGGATGTCGTGAATAATGAGTTTGCAATCCGACAAGGTGAGCCTGTTAATGTAAGTGAATAACCTGTTTCTAAACTTCGAGGTACACGGCAGATTTTTTTGCAGTGTACCTCTGTTTTTTATCCATAGGTAAAAATGAGTATAAGTTGGACAATGTAGAATGATTATTTTTTTTAAAAAACTTAGCCTTAAGAAGGTTTAAATAAAACAGAGATATAATATCCTTAAAATAGGTATTTTTTCCAAAGAAAGAGGAGTAATTTATGGCTGTAAAGAAGAAAACCAAATTTATGTGTCAGTCTTGTGGATATGAATCCGCGAAATGGATGGGGAAATGCCCAGGTTGCGGTGAATGGAACAAAATGGTCGAGGAAACTGAAATCGTTAAACCTGCTAGAAAAGGTGCTTTTACCCATTCCGAGGTTAGAGGTTCCGGGGAAAGGGAAAAGGCAGCGCCCATAACTACTATTCAATCAGAAAAAGAACCACGGATTAAGACGGATTTAATGGAATTGAATCGTGCTCTTGGGGGCGGGATCGTACAGGGGTCACTTGTATTGATCGGAGGCGATCCGGGTATAGGTAAATCGACTCTACTTTTGCAGGTATCCTCCCAATTGGCACATAAACAGAAAAAAGTGCTTTATATATCAGGTGAAGAGTCAGTCAAGCAAACCAAATTGAGAGCGGACCGGCTTGGGACCATGTCAGAAAATCTATTTGTCTATGCTGAAACCGATATGGACTATATCCAACAGGCGATTACAGAGGTAAAACCGGATTTGGTCATTATTGACTCCATTCAAACGGTGTACCATTCGGAGGTTACATCTGCCCCGGGAAGCGTTTCACAAGTTAGGGAATGCACAGCCTCACTCATGCGCATTGCTAAAACGAATGGGATTGCGATCTTTATCGTCGGACACGTTACAAAAGAAGGGGCCATTGCAGGGCCACGGCTGCTTGAGCATATGGTAGACACCGTTTTATATTTCGAAGGTGAAAGACACCATACATATCGAATCATACGTGCTGTCAAAAACCGATTTGGTTCGACGAATGAGATGGGTATATTTGAAATGAAAGAACATGGTTTGGAAGAGGTCGCGAATCCATCGGAAATTTTCCTTGAAGAACGGTCTCAAGGAGCTTCGGGTTCCACAGTAGTCGCATCCATGGAAGGAACAAGGCCGGTGCTTGTTGAAATTCAAGCATTGATTTCACCTACTAGTTTTGGCAATCCAAGGCGAATGGCCACAGGGATAGACCACAATCGAGTTTCGCTCTTAATGGCTGTTCTGGAAAAGAGAGTGGGCTTGCTGCTCCAAAACCAAGATGCGTATTTAAAGGTTGCTGGTGGTGTCAAGCTGGATGAACCGGCAATTGATCTCGCCGTCGCAATCAGCATTGCCTCTAGTTTCCGTGATAAACCAACAAACCCTACCGATTGCATCATTGGTGAAGTGGGGCTGACTGGGGAGGTAAGAAGAGTGTCAAGAATTGAACAAAGGGTGCAAGAAGCAGCAAAACTAGGGTTTGAGCGGGTGATCATACCGGCTAATAATATAGGGGGATGGACCGCGCCAAAAGGTATTAAGGTCGTTGGTGTTTCATCGGTCTCGGAGGCTCTTCAACAATCGTTAGGGGGGTAAGTATGACAGATAAAAAAGGGTATGAGAAAACAAAATTGGAGATTCTGCAAATTGTAGCTCCAGGTACCCCGCTTCGGGAGGGTATTGAAAATGTCCTGAGGGCAAATACGGGTGGTTTGATAGTGGTTGGATATAACGAGAAGGTTCGCACTATCGTAGATGGCGGCTTCGAAATCAACTGTAGCTGTACCCCAAGTACATTGTATGAGCTGGCGAAGATGGACGGGGCCATCATTTTAAATGAAAAAGCCGATACGATCATTTTCGCAAATGCCCAATTAGTGCCGGATAACAGTACACCTTCCACTGAAACGGGAATGCGGCATCGGACAGCGGAACGTGTAGCAAGGGAGACCAAGTCGTTGGTCGTCGCAATATCACAACGCCGGAATGTCATCACTTTATATCAAGGCAATTTCCGGTATGCCCTCAAAGATATAGGGGTCATACTTGCTAAGGCTAATTTAGCCATTCAAACCTTGGAAAAATACAAGGTGGTCCTACAGCAGAGCATATCAGTATTAGGAGCATTAGAGTTTGAGGAAATCGTGACCTATGCTGATCTTTTGCAGGTATTGCACCGTTATGTAATGGTACTCAGAATCAAGGCGGAGCTACTTACTTACCTTAATGAGCTTGGTACGGAAGGAAGATTGATCCGTCTGCAAATGAATGAAATCCTGGCAGATATTGAAACGGAAGGAAAGTGGCTTATCAAGGACTATATTTCCAGTAATGATGAAAAACCAGAGGATATCATTTTTCGGCTTCAAGAGTTGGCCATGCAGGAAAAATTGGACGAAAGCATACTTCTAAAGGTGCTGGGCTATCACGGATACATACATCTTGATGAGTCAGTACATCCCCGTGGTTACCGTATTCTTCATAAGATTCCACGCTTGCCGGGTTTGATTATCGAAAATTTAGTGAAACAGTTCGGAAGCTTTAGCGAAGTCAATAAAGCAACAGTTCAAAACCTTGACGATGTAGAGGGTATTGGCGAAGTTCGTGCCAATAAAATTAAAGAAGGACTCCGCATTTTAAAAAATCAGTTGGTCACAAATAGAAGGATGTAATAAGGTGCAGCTGGCCTTCAAAATTTCCCTGGATTAGCTTGAAATTGATTAGTGTTTATTTTTGACACTCAAAACTCAGGGTGCTAGGCTAATATTACGAAAAAGAGAAGGAGTCATATTAGTAAATCCACTAATTCCTTAAGTGAATTTCACGTATATAATGAAAACGAATTTTCGAAGGTTTCATTTTATTTTATTGGTCAATAATGAGTAGAGGGAGGTGAAAGGGATGTTAAAACGCATTATACAAGCATGCTTCTTAATAGTCGGCGGAACACTTGGTATGTTACTTATTCCAGAATTATTAATTGTTTTACATGCAGACGATATTGCTTTAATAAACAATCCTTATGTAAGTGTACTGTTGGGTGCCATTATCTTTTATCTTATTACTTTTTGGGCAGTAGATCATGTGATCTATTTTATGAAGTGGCTGGAGGAACAGCTTGTTAAGATACCGATTACGGACATAATCTTTGGCAGCGTCGGTCTTTTAGTGGGACTGCTTGCGGCGTTCTTGGTTGGTTCCGCCTTCAGTGCCATCAAGGTGGTTCCTATCATCCTTACGCTTTTATTTGGTTATCTTGGTTTCCAGGTGGGCTTTAAAAAACGTGATGAACTATTGAGTTTATTTACGAAAAGTAATAAGAAAAAGAATACTGATGGTGAAGTAAGTGAAGAGGACGAAGAGGGGTATAGCAAGCGGCTGAAGATTCTCGATACAAGCGTCATCATTGACGGTAGAATTGCGGATATCTGTCAGACAGGCTTTCTGGAGGGTACCATAGTCATCCCTCAATTCGTATTAAACGAACTACAGCACATTGCTGATTCATCTGATGCATTGAAAAGGAATCGTGGAAGACGTGGTTTGGATATCCTGAATCGGATTCAAAAAGACCTTCCGATTAAAGTGGAGATGTACGAGGGAGATTTTGAAGACATCCAGGAAGTGGATAGTAAACTTGTGAAGCTTGCCAAAATATCGGGCGGAATGGTCGTTACCAATGATTTCAATTTAAACAAAGTATGCGAGTTTCAAAATGTGGCGGTCCTTAATATCAATGACCTTGCCAATGCCGTAAAACCTGTTGTACTTCCTGGGGAAGAGATGAATGTTCAGGTCATTAAGGACGGGAAAGAGCAGAATCAGGGCATTGCTTATTTAGACGATGGTACAATGATCGTTGTAGAAGGTGGTCGTGACCATATTGGGAAACGAATCGATGTACTTGTCACAAGTGTACTGCAAACCTCTGCAGGACGTATGATATTCGCTAAACCGAAACTATTAGAAAAAGCATTATAAAGAAGAGTAGGAGAAACCGTTATGTTTTATGAAGTAGTGATACCTGCAGCTGGACAAGGAAAAAGAATGAAGGCGGGCAAGAATAAACTTTTTATTGAACTATCGGGTATCCCGATTATTGTTTATACACTTCGTGTCTTTGAAGAAGATCCTGACTGCCGGGGGATTATCCTTTCAATAAACCCGGCAGAAAAGGATTATTTCAGTCAATTGATAGCAACGTATGGGCTTAAAAAGGTCAAGAAACTCGTCATGGGTGGCAAGGAGCGCCAACAAAGCGTTTATAATGGGCTGCAACATGCTGGGGAAGAAATCATTCTGGTCCACGACGGGGCTCGCCCTTTTATCAATCCAGGGCAAATCGGAGAATTGACTACCGCAGCTTCCCTTCATGGAGGTGCTGTCATTGCAGTGCCCGTAAAGGATACGATTAAAAAAGTTACTGATAAAATGGTATTGGAAACGGTGGAACGATCAAGCTTGTGGGCGGTGCAAACTCCACAAGCTTTTCGTGTATCCATATTAAAAAGGGCGTATGAACAGGCAGAGGCTGAAGCTTTTTTAGGGACGGACGATGCAAGTTTGCTAGAACGGATCAATGAACAGGTAGTTATTATTGAGGGCAATTATGATAATATTAAAATTACGACTCAGGAAGACCTATATTTTGCAGAAGCGATTTTACATAAACAACAACATGGAAAACGATGATTGGGGAGAATGATATGTTTCGAATTGGACAAGGATATGACGTTCATCAGCTTGTAGAGGGTAGACCTTTGATTATTGGCGGAATTACGATTCCGCATGAGAAAGGTTTGTTAGGTCATTCGGATGCGGATGTCCTTTTGCATACTGTTGCTGATGCCTGCTTGGGGGCAATCGGTGCAGGGGATATCGGTAAGCATTTTCCGGATACCGATCCTAAATTTAAAGATGCCGATTCGGCAAAGCTGTTGCAGTATATTTGGGCGATTGTAAAAAAAGAAGGATATTCTTTAGGTAATGCGGACTGTACAATCATTGCACAAAGCCCGAAAATGGCACCGTATATTGAGGAAATGCGAGGCAGGATTGCAGAACTTTTAGATGCCTCGATAGATAGAATTAATGTAAAGGCGACCACTACAGAGAAACTTGGATTTACAGGCAGAAGCGAAGGAATCGCTGCACAGGCTGTTGTCTTATTGGTTAAATCAAACTAATTTGTTTTTAGAGTGTATGCCTTTAACCAAATGTATATAAATGATAAAATAAACAATAGAAAAGAACGACTGGGAGGTCTATATATATCATGAGCAGTGATATTCGAGTTCGCTATGCACCGAGTCCGACTGGACATTTACATATAGGTAATGCACGGACGGCTTTATTTAATTATTTATACGCACGAAACAAAGGCGGGAAATTCATCATCCGGATTGAAGATACCGACCAAAAGAGAAATATTGAAGGTGGAGAGGAAAGTCAGCTTAAATATTTGAAATGGCTTGGTATGGACTGGGATGAAGGTGTGGATGTTGGCGGTGAATACGGGCCATATCGTCAATCAGAAAGGAACGACCTTTATCAGGAATTGTATCAAGAGCTTTTAGATAAGGGTTTGGCATATAAATGCTATTGTACGGAAGAAGAGCTTGAAGCAGAGCGTGAAGGACAGGTCGAACGGAATGAGACGCCAAAATATTCAGGGAAGTGCAGGCATTTAACTGAAGAAGAGCAAAGTGAACTAGTGGCTGAAGGACGAAAACCTAGCATTCGCTTTGCCGTTCCAGCGGGGAAAGTCCTTACTTTCAAAGATATGGTCAAGGATGACGTTTCGTTTGAAACAGATGGTTTTGGTGATTTTGTTATCGTTAAAAAAGATGGCATACCGACCTATAACTTTGCAGTGGCAGTCGATGATCACTTGATGAAGATTTCCCATGTCCTTCGCGGTGATGATCATATCTCCAATACTCCGAAACAATTGATGATTTATGAAGCATTCGGCTGGGAACCGCCGGTATTCGGACATATGACGCTAATTGTAAACGAAAGCAGGAAGAAACTGAGTAAACGTGATGAATCGATCATTCAATTCATTGAGCAATATGAAGAGCTTGGTTATGTACCTGAGGCTTTATTCAATTTCATTACATTATTAGGATGGTCTCCGGTCGGGGAGGAAGAGATTTTCACGAAAGAAGAGTTCATTAATCTTTTCG
It contains:
- the gltX gene encoding glutamate--tRNA ligase, with protein sequence MSSDIRVRYAPSPTGHLHIGNARTALFNYLYARNKGGKFIIRIEDTDQKRNIEGGEESQLKYLKWLGMDWDEGVDVGGEYGPYRQSERNDLYQELYQELLDKGLAYKCYCTEEELEAEREGQVERNETPKYSGKCRHLTEEEQSELVAEGRKPSIRFAVPAGKVLTFKDMVKDDVSFETDGFGDFVIVKKDGIPTYNFAVAVDDHLMKISHVLRGDDHISNTPKQLMIYEAFGWEPPVFGHMTLIVNESRKKLSKRDESIIQFIEQYEELGYVPEALFNFITLLGWSPVGEEEIFTKEEFINLFDAARLSKSPALFDKQKLTWMNNQYVKQLDVNRAVELSMPHLIKAGKVSETLTAEEEEWVHGLVSLFQEQMSYGAEIVELSELFFKDEVEFEPEAKEVLAEEQVPEVMEAFLQEIEGLAEFNADEIKKSIKAVQKSTGHKGKKLFMPIRAAVTGQTHGPDLPKAISLLGKEKIKQRIQSILY